aaataaaatcaactaTTTGAAATAAGTAACAAAAAGCAGATTACTTTTTGGATGATGAATTAAGTCCACCAGGTGTGGAAGCTTGCTCAGGATCCTGACTAACAAGGCAAGTTGGAAAGGAGCAACCATCCCCTAAACTGAAAAATCCAGAATTAGTGTCATACATACAAAAAACTCTCAACTTTGAAgaactttttttattaaagtatTATTACATcttatttcaaaaaatgaaCCATCCCCCAAAACTCTCTGGATCCTGATTATTCAACAGTTTAAACAAATGAAGCATTAGGAACAGTATACCTTGAAAACACAGGCAGCAACCAGTATTTCTTCTCATCACCAAACACCTGCCTTAGGTTTTTGCTGAAGCCCAAGCTAAAGCCATTCTTATCTGTTCTGTGACGAAATATGGGAGCTCTGAAtacctctgaaaagaaaaagattatttaGACCTCTTTGCAAGTTTGCATGTTTCAGTCTCCCACCAGTATTTAGGCAATTGCCCTGCAGGTACCGTTATCCAAGAGGAAAGGCTGTACCACCCAAACGACTGAGAGAGAGTGAGTGCACTCTTAGAAGCCAAAGTCAGTGCTACACAGGCACTGTGCATATGGAGCAAGTCCAGTGGCTGAGGAAGGGTGCAAGTCTCCTTTACTCTCCTCCCTCATCAAGGCAAGAATAGTGAGGAACTCACTTTTCAAGAAGGCATGGTATGTTTATATGAAGATTTCAGCATGTGACTATACCACAGAGTGTGCTCAATAAAGAAAAACCTAAACAAAGGGTTTATTCCAGAAAAAGtaatgggaaagaagaaaaagttaacCCACTTTAGTAGTAAGACTAACTTTTAACACCCTGGGGTATGAAAATACTATGTATTTTTACCACTGCATAAAGAAATGTCTTTGCTCGTAAACCCAGATTATTCCCCCTGgacatccaacctaaatttctGGAGAAGAGAGCTAAATATAGCTTCAAGTGTTGCAAAGTGCCTGAAGCACAATATTCATTCACTTTCCACCAAGTGACTGATAGCCATTTAATTGCCCTAACTGGCTATACATAGCAGGCAAGCTGTGTCCTGATGTCctgacagcacagctcccacaAACCATGTCAGAACCATGCTGAGACTGTGCTTCTGCAGTCAAACCTTAGCTATGAACTGCTGGAAATGATCTTCCACATGCAGTATGCATTACTTACAATGGGTTTTaaagaagggggaagggaaaacaggGGCACCCTTTTAGATGCCCATGTTAGGCTAGGAAAAGAACTCCAAGGATGATTTAAGCACAGTCACACTTAAAGCTATCATGGCTTCATTaccaaaattgcatttttaaggcTTCATGTATTGAGCAATTTCCCAAAGTAAAATGGGAAGTGACACCCAGATCTTCCTGAGTAACTTAAGTATGCAGGAAACATGTTATATTACCAGTATGGGATtccatttgttttgaaaacatgaaatgttGAATTAGAAGTGTAATATATTATGGATCCCTctgaaaaatttttttgcaCTAAAATTATGAGTTTATAAACAGAACActaatttatttccattcaaaTAAGCATCTTTAATAAAACTCTTCTTTACTTTTACTTTAATAAAACTTTACTTTACTAGATAGAAACTAATACCAGTAAAAAATTGTTCAAAGTCAATGATTTGTTAGAATACTGAAGAAACTCAAAAATCCTAGAGGAAATCTTAAAGTAAACAAACTTTCTTCCATTGATACAGATACCTATTCTCAAAGTTTTCCATTAATCACCAAAATCATCACTAATCATCATTAGCAAGTCCaaagagaactggaaaataCAGGTCAATTCACTGGCCTACTTTAATTCAGCTTACGCCAACAGGAAAGCATTTAGAGATTTAGAAATTTTAATGACTAGATTCCAAATTGGCATTTTTACAGTCCAGCATACACTAGAGAAGAGGCACTTCTATCTTCTacactttcttttatttattaagaTTTGTCATCAGACACATGTGCACTCAAGTGGAGGGAAATCGTGCTCTAGCACTGCTCTTCGATGCAGTTGTATTTGCACTGCCACATAGCAGAGGCACAGCACACCtctgaggtttttaaaattaattcataacACAGAGGCCTTTCTATGCATCTGTGGGAGACAGTTCTCACAACTGTGAAACTGCCTTTGGGATCTCCATTGTTCACTTACTACTAAATACAGAAGCACTGCCTGTTCCTCTGTCACAAGTCAGCTCTGACAGAACTTTGGTTCTGCAGGGGACAAGGGAGGGAGCAAAGCGCTGGAGCCACTGCCCTGACTGAGACACCATACAGGAGGACTCTGACCTGGGGCTGGGAATGCCGAACAAGAATCACGTGTGTGAGCATGCAGTAATCCATCTAACATTTATTAGAAATTTATCTcgattttattttcatttttttagtttATCCGGTTTCTGTTAATGAGCTGTGGGTGGAAAGCAGTGAGAGGAAGAACGTACGTTCATTAATAACTTGGCCCTTTGGGGCAAGAGAGAAAGAGTCAGAAtttccagggagcagcagaactCTAGAGTCTTCTAACCAAGGTCCAAGGAACCTGTAAAGAATTGCCCACTTCTTCCATTACCCCCATGCATCTAAGatacatttattatttattttttgctgtcaAACACAGAAGCATTAAATCTACTTACCTAATGTAGATTTATTCTTGCTGACAAGCCAACAGTGATACCCAAAGAGAGAAGACAAACTGACAGAAAACATAGCTGcagcaaagaataaaaacatgatGTGGAACTTGGCCTGAGTATCAGGAAGGCcattctaaaaattaaaaaaaaaatgccattagAATTGGGGAAATAGCTGTTTGATTATTAATAATCTTCTATTCAGCCAAATCAAATTCAGCACACAGACAAATACACCACACAAcaagaatataaataaatggATTATACACCTTCTATGTACAGAGAGCCATGCAATTAGGTTCATGACAGCATCTAGGTTAAAGAAACAGATCCTTTCTTGGGAAACTTTAAATACTGAAGGCAAGAACCTGAAATTTAGATCCGAACTTTGAAGTGTCTTTTAGAGAGGAATAATTTGTCTTTACAAAAATTGTGTCATTTAATTagccttttcaaaataatgaagCAGTAAGtgaaatttcattaaaatatggtaaagagaaaaacatgaaggctatgatttattaaatattttgtacttttgtACTTGATATTAGGAGATACTAGTTTACAATGTAATGccttggaatcacagaatgcctTGGcttgaaagggaccttaaagatcatctagttcccaacccccccaccatgggcagggacaccttctactagaccaagttgctcaaagtCCTATCCAACCTGGTCCAGAACACTTACAGGAATAGGGAATTGGtaacttctctgagcaaccccTTCGAATGCCTCaccagcaaaataatttcttcctaatacctaatcattacctgccctctttcagcttaaagccatttccccttgtaCTATCTAAAAATGTCCATCTCTAGCTTTTTTGTAGGCCCCCTTAGACTTCTTGCACAGCAGTAACTTCACACACTCAAAGACAGTATGTAGTTTGGGGTACTTACTGTCCAAAACTTGATAAAGTACTGCAAATCTGTTGCAGCAATGAAAAGGCAATACAGTAGCGAGTAAGccaagaagagaagaaaaaatttgtAATTGGAGAATCCTACACAGTTGTTCACCCtgataaaaacaacaacaaaaaaccctcataaTAATGAAATGTcatgaaatttttctttgctttcatccattttaaattaaacttatTTACTCTAAAAATGTTTATACCAGCATGCAAATCAAGTTTTGCTTCCTATCTCTGCTGCCTCAAGCTACTGGAATGGATTTAGCTTCAATTCTCAAATTAGTGTAGtaacccaaaccaaaacaccaccaccacaaaaaagcccaaagaacTTTACCAGGTAACACCGCTTTCAACAGcttactgaaatgaaattttcacaTATGGTACGAAATTTGTTCTCCAAACATCTGATGTGAATGTGATTGCAGTTAGCTGTATTTTTAGTTTGCAGGTAAGTATCCATATCATACCATTAGGGCATACTGCATGTCAGCTGGGACAGTAACAAGCCAAGAACTGAAAGTTGACTGAATTTTGCGAGAATAAAAGCCATCTCATTTAATCCAGATCCTCCTTTATTAATCATACTATATACTTAAAACTTCTCATACTACAAAACTTCTTAGTAAGATTCTCAAACGTAAGACCATTCATAGGAGATTCCTAAAAATATCCgtatttacataaaataatgaGAGAAATGCTACTCTTGAACAGAAAACATTCCATATCCGTGACAAAATGACAGGAAATAAGACATTAGATACACAtctaaatgttaaaataaatctCATCATTTTCACTTATGGGCTTTAAGATCACCTGTCTCCCATTTGTACAGATTTTATACATGATAATGAGCAACTAGTATACACTATGATGATGAGGGTGCATTTAGTACCACAAGCTTCACATTAGAGACAACATATTAAGTATTATGAATTTTAGAGCTCTATTAAACATATAACTATATTACACCcaccaaatgaaaaaatattggaGTGCTTCCCACAGGCAGTTTATTGGTAAACTGCTTCCTCTTTTATTTGGTTGCATTTGAGAAGCTAACCAAAGTTATCTTCGTGCTTTGACAGAACTCTTCAtgtgagtttaaaaaaacctaactgATACTGCTGTCAGAAAGATCAGCCAATTAACAGAAGACTACATCCATAAAGATACTTGTATATTGATAAAtaattctcagaaaaaaaagaaaaacaagaaaaaaaagaatgtgtgGTGAGGCTCAACTCTAGCTTCCAGAAGCGCAGGACAAGCTACCGCAACTATTCTCTTCTTTAGGGAGATGGTGATGCTAATGGCAGGAGACATGCTAATCAGATAAGGGTAAAATcttaaaatagcaaagaaattttCACTGTACATTACTGTTACCCATTCTCAGGGTGTGTATTGAGTTGGGTCACtttgttttaagttttgtttaGACAAAACATAACACCTTGGCTGAACATTAAACTTAGCATTGTCATTTAAACATGGAGCAATAGCTAAGCATTTGTTTAACTACAGTTAACAGCTCACAACAGATTGCTCtaactaaagaaaaagaagatatatTTGTAAGGTCATCATTATTCTTATTgaaaagtaaatacaaaattCTCCACAGTGAAGtgggttttttcattaaatatgtCAAAGTAAGCAATTCCATGATAGACTGCAAGCAATTCAGGTTCAAGTTTTCTACGATAAACCTACTTTCCTTTCatgatatttatttttggaCTGTTCTTAAGCCACTGTTTGATGTGAGAAAAGAAATACCAAGTGAAATGTTATTCCCCGAAGATGAAGTTTCTTGAAtcaaagatttatttctaaCTGTTCTTTTGCACTATGGCATGTGGTACACGTGTCAAAATGAACTTGCATAAATTATTATCCTCCCTTCAATTTTGGCAAGGCCCCACACTGCAGAGGTCTTACTGGAAAAGAATAGTTCAGCAGAAGATTGAAGAGAAAGTAAACACCAAGGTTTTGTAACTGTACTGTTTGAGCATGTAGCACCAAATCTTAAGCCCCAAGAATGGTGGTTAGATTTGAAGTGTAACATTTCTGAGAAAGAGTAAAACTGATAAATATACCAACAACTGACTAAATAATGGTATGTTATTGCAGTGAAACATTCATACAATCAGAACAGTCCAGAATAACAATTTGGATTACAGCTAACATTTTAAACGCTTCATTTTCAAGCacaaaaagaatatatattatTCCTGTCTGAAGGGTTAGTCTACTGAAAATGCCaggcaaagaaataatttacaagGCACTGAAGGTGATGCAACTTAGTTAACAAAAAGCATCACAGAATCCAGGAGATGCTAAGTATTTGGATTACTCAAAAGATAAAGGAGAGATGTTTCAAATTATTCTTAAGGTGCTCCTAAATGCACCTTGTTAGTACTAAGAGCGTTTTATACAAATGGTATTTTTGGTGATGTCTCAAGCCACTGGAttcccacctgcagctccaTGTGTATACAGTGAGTAGCACTAGAAATCACTAATGCATCACTTAAACCTTTTAGAGTAGTTAGTGGGCAGTTAGCATTAAATATTTCCGTTTATCACAGCACTTCCATTAGCGCAGGAGTGACAGCCAAAATAAAGCCTCCCAGAGAGCAGAAGACAGCTGACTTGGGGCTAGGACATGAGAACATCTTATTACCTCTGCCTTCCAAATGCTTCATCTTACTTTCCATAGGTTATTTTTACCCATCCTTTATCCAGAAATCCTTCTCCTAGCAGAACATTAAATTATAGATAActctcattgctgtttccctgctctccctaAGCATCATGTGagttcttttccccttccttcccccccaACTTGTTCccaccaaaaaatcccaacatgaaaagcaaagcagaaccTAATGATGTTCAGAGGGGCTAAAACCCATCCATTATACTGAATTGCACCCTTACTTTTGCTGGCAAGACAGCCATATATTTCCCTAAGAACCTTTGAATATGGGTCTTTACAGAAAACTATAAAGCTTGTTTAGCACCTCTGAAGTATTTCAAGACTCTTTCATCTCTTCCACATAGTTCTTTTTTTTAGGGTGAGCAAGGAACTGTGAACATCTGCTCAAACTAGGAAAAAACGCACAATACCTCTTTTTCTAGTGCATTTCTGTTACTTGGAGTACAAAAGGAACATCTATCAATCAAGAAGCATTACACATTTTTCAATTATCTTCTCCatttgtatttttggtttttgcaCCCATTGCTTATTCATTAGATGAAAAGCAATGAGCAATGTAAATACTCTCTCAAACTGGGTATGTTTATGTTATTAGATTGAGTATAAACATGTATAGTAAGCAAATGCTACTGAGAgggaaacagtttgtttttctaGGAGTGAAATAACACTTCACTGTCCCTTTACACAAAACCTAAGTGCTGCTTATGATTTCTTATTTGATATAAtggattttttctgaaattgaaGCTTACATGAAGAacattttcatgtaaatgtcttaagacagaaaaactcaaaaaaatcccaaagagaCCATAAAGTTTATAAGGAGTGTTTATAATACTGAATATAAATAGTCATGTTGAGACTTTTCACCGATATTTTGCCAAGAATAGCCTGGCAGCTGTTTTTCTTAGAGCTTTTGATAAGGCAGCTattagaaagctgaaaaaaccaccttttttgTTACAAGAAATTTGTTTCACATTCAATGGTTTTACCTGTTTGCTTTGTTGTGGGTCTGTTTGTTGCTGTtcgtggtttttttttaagaagcacACTACTAAGAGTGAACATCATCAATTTTCACATGCTGATTATCCCTACAGCAAAAAAAGCTCTATCCTACATGGGTAACTATTTCTTTCAATTGTATCTACCATGTAGATGCAAAATAAGACAGGATTTCTAAAATCAAATTGCATTATGGCAGATACTGTTGTCAGGACAAAGAGAAACAAGGGGAGCCCAgcacccctgcctgccccaggacAGAGCCCCCTCTGTCCTAGAATTTGATATAAGAAAGTGTCAAAACAACTGCTTAGAACCATCTACCATTCAGTTTGTCCAACACAGAAGATTCTTCTTTTCTGATCATTTTATATGGTGAAGAACTGCCACTCAATCCTCTAAACTTGGACCTTACTAAGCAATtatctttaattatttctgtgagaTACACCTGCCAAACTGACATAAAATAATTATACATCCTGTCTATCCACTGGTTCCAAGAGCTGCtaagaaaagagaggagaacaAAACCACCGTGCGGGCTgacacagcagcaaaaggagggagggtggaaaagagaggggagaaagaacaaaagaaaataaagaataggTTTTATGGgaataaaactaaaaatgctAACTTGGTGTTTCCAGCAAGCCCACTCCAGCTGTCCTGGGAGCTTCAGTAAAAGGAACTATGCACAGCCTTGCCCTTTCATTTTAAACCCCCGGTAGCATTTCATCCTTCAATGCAACTAAGACACAGTAATACTCCAATGCTATGAAGAAAAGACGCAATTCTTAAAAGTTCTCACTGATCAGAAGGGTACTTCATCCATACTTGTAAAAACATAAAGAGGTATCTAACTCAAAGGTCCAAGGAAAAtgatatttaaatttcttttcatatgtCACAACTAGGAAAAGAGGAAGTACAGTAAACAACTCCAACAATTCTGCAAGACCAGTAACCTCCCATACACATCTAACTCTAGGAAAACTGAAGCATCATCTTCATGGCAGGCCCCACAAAAGTGTATTTTACCAAATCAGaatgtaagaaaagaaaaccaataGTACACTCACCAAGGGCAGTGATGatccattttcaaaatgcatctttaaaaaGCCCCAGCAGAATTCCAAGCATCgcaaaagacaaaagaaaggaTAATAGTCAGAAGCACAGTTACACGCcagatttaaattatttacatacagattaaaaaatgaCCCATATTTACTGTGTGTTATATGATCTATTTAATAAATACATCTATTTAAATTGACATAATACAGCTTACCTACAAGGGAACTGGAGAAACTGCAGATAAACCAAACTCAAAGTATTTGATATGTCAAGAACTTAGTGatttaagaaaatgcaatttataGGACTTGGTCAACTTTAGCATTTGGTCCTCAATCTGAATAGGTTTTTCAgctactgtttattttttggcAGAGCCTTAGAAACTGGGCTAATTCAATTACTATGTACTTGGTCATACAACTAAATATATTTCCAAGAACATGGTCTGtttttatagaaatatatacATCTTTCTATGCATATAGACAAGGATTTAAGAGCTTACCTTGTgtgaaaaatcccaaacactTTTGTAACTAATCACTCTCCATTAATAAAATGTTCACAAGAAAATCAGATATGATTGAAACAAGCAAATTTTGGTAAGGTAAGGACAAAATAAACGTATTCTACAAAATATGTTAACTAATTGCATTCTGAAAATTTCACTCACATTTTGTAGGATAACAAGTCACCCTTTTTCTACACTAGAAACACACATGACTATGTTCCTATCTGACACTGAAACCACCATTCCATACAACACAACCAAGATGTTCTTCCTGCCTCAAACCTGTTTCTCTTTCAGTgcctctgctgctttgctggaCAAAACAGAATGTCTTCTCTACCTCACAATTGTGTTGGAAGGTTTGGTCAGCTGCAGAGTATTTGGAACAGCCTTAAAGCTAAGAATAAATGACCCTCTGAAGAAGTATCTTCTCTCAAAGTTAGAAATTTAAAGCACTGGGGGCCAGAGTGAAGAAGCACATCCGAGCTAATTGGAGAAAGGCCAGAGAGAACAGccaaaagaaagattaaattaGAAAGCAATCAGACTTCTGGAGAGTATGAACTTCCTTTTGAGTCAGACAAACAAAAACTTAAGTTTTATGGCTTCAGTTAGAAATGGGAGAATGCTTGgctgtttctttctctaaaCAAAAGTAACCTGCAAGCTATCCAGTAAAAAAATAGGATATTAAGTTTATTACCTCAGGTAGTATGTGACATCATGATTACATTGAGATGGGTGGTGATGTTTATTCAGATTCtaacaaaagcagcaaatttttGTTTATCAAGTATTTTTGGTTACATTCTTAAGGAAAAttcttcattaatatttataatttttaaccATTATGTGAAGAATGTATAAGACCATGTAATCCATGCTGGCATCAAGGAAGTCATCAAATGAATTAGACTAAGTTATAGACTTCCTCAGAAATACGTAAATGAAAACTaaatctcaaaaaaagaaaccctaaGGGCAAAAAAGTGTATCTGCCAAAGTATTAAGCCTGAAAAATCTactcataaaaaaataaaagcttctgtgctaagaaaggaaaattgatTAAGTCAGAAAACCACTTATTTTAAGAATATTCTTACTTGTCGCATACTGAACAGTGATGGCAACGATCTGGTTTTACAAGATGGCATCTGTCACAGTATCTGATTGCTAAAGAAAAAGTTCCAAGATTAGATTTCAATGTACAGTTACacattttgatttctgaagtCTGTGCAAAAGTAAATatcagctcagcccagcagaacccccaggaaaacattttagcaTGATCAGAAGCAGATGCAAATACCAAAGCATTCTTCAACTACTTGCAATGCTGAATCTATCAGAGTGAACCCAAAAAGCTCAGATTTTGCAATCTCTGCTGATCATActaatcaggttttttttttccccaagcccTTCAGCTCTGCAAAACAACCAATCTaccaacaaaacccacaaaaccctcACTAGACTGGAAAAACTGTAAAGACTGTTCAACAATATAGCTATTTTAAGCTATTATTCTAACAGCTTTAACTTATTATGTGAGATTATCTCTTGGATTTGCTTAGGTAGCCAGCATTCAAAAACTGACAATATGACTAGGGTTAGATTAACTCTTCGTTTGGAAGACCTTTTGCTCTCGCAACTGAACAACCAACAAGTAAAACAGTAACAATTTCTTACTGTGATCTATCTAGCTATAC
This window of the Corvus cornix cornix isolate S_Up_H32 chromosome 4, ASM73873v5, whole genome shotgun sequence genome carries:
- the ZDHHC2 gene encoding palmitoyltransferase ZDHHC2: MRCGKMAAPPPAAGAPGAWGGVRRRCQRLLYWVPVLFISSILCWSYYAYVTQLCLLTMTNIGEKVVCLVAYHIFFMLFVWSYWKTIFTLPMNPSKEFHLSYSDKESLEREPRGESQQEVLRRAAKDLPIYTRTMSGAIRYCDRCHLVKPDRCHHCSVCDKCILKMDHHCPWVNNCVGFSNYKFFLLFLAYSLLYCLFIAATDLQYFIKFWTNGLPDTQAKFHIMFLFFAAAMFSVSLSSLFGYHCWLVSKNKSTLEVFRAPIFRHRTDKNGFSLGFSKNLRQVFGDEKKYWLLPVFSSLGDGCSFPTCLVSQDPEQASTPGGLNSSSKNENHLFPAKPLRDSQSHLLTDTPSWSETTAKAEKGKVGMSNPALTMENET